Sequence from the Parvicella tangerina genome:
GTTTGAAAATGTTGGAGCTAAAGCAATCCCTGGTAGTGTGAGCCTAACGGTTGGAGTATTGTTCTAATAGAAGCGAATTTTATTATACTTTTAAATCCTGCTTTGTATTTTCGAAGCAGGATTTTTTTATTTAACACATGCAAACAAAGAAAATAATTGGCCACATCGTCTCTTGGCTTGATAACTATGCCAACCGTGCGGGAATAGACGGATTTGTAGTAGGCGTTTCTGGAGGTATAGACAGCGCAGTAACCTCCACGCTTTGTGCGATGACAGGAAAGAATGTAATTCTTTTGAATATGCCTATCTTACAGCCTCCTTCTCAATACGACAGGAGCAATGAACACATCAATTGGCTACAAGCTAATTACCCGAATACCAAAGGATATATTCAAGACCTTACAGCCACCTTTAAAAAGGTTATGGAGGATTTCCCCGATGAAATTCAGGACAACCTTACCATGGCAAATGTAAGAGCCCGACTACGCATGACAACACTATATGCCTACGCCAGTCATTATGGCTACCTCGTAGCCGGCACAGGGAATAAAGTTGAAGATTTTGGTGTTGGCTTCTTCACCAAATACGGAGATGGGGGCGTAGACATATCACCAATAGCAGATCTCATGAAAACCGAAGTTTATGAGCTTGCCAAAGAGATGGACATTGTCAACTCTATTCAGGTAGCACCACCAACTGACGGTCTTTGGGATGACAACAGAAGCGATGAGGACCATCTGGGCGCAACCTATGCTGAGCTAGAATGGGCGATGAAATTCTTAGAAAACAAAAACAACGAAACCATGACACCGAGACAAGAAGAAGTCATGAAGATCTATTTGAAATGGCATAATGCCAGCAAGCACAAAATGATGCCTATTCCAGTATGTGAAATACCTACCGAGTTAAAATAACGTCATCAGATTTCGCATTTCAAAAAATAGCTGTATATTTGTGCTATCAAAATATTATGAATTGATATTGAGAGGGGACGCAAGTCCCCTCTTTTTGTACATAAAAAAATGATCAGTAAAGACAAAGTTATAGCACTTGCCGAAGAGCGAATTGAGGAACTTAACAGCGGTATTTTTCTCGTTGAAGTAAACATCTCACCTACCAATGTCATCACGATTGAATTAGACAAAGAACAAGGTGGTGTGACCATTGACGAGTGTGTGAGTGTAAGCAGAAATGTTGAACATAACCTTGATCGTGAAACGGAAGACTTTGAATTGTCTGTTTCCTCTGCTGGAATGGATCGGCCATTGAGAGTACCTCAACAGTTCAAGAAGAATATCGGCAACGAAGTTCGTGTAGTGCTAAACCATGGAAGTGTACAGGGTGAATTGATGTCTTACGATGGAAAAAAGCTCATCGTTCAAACATCGACCAAAGAAAAAATAGAAGGCAGAAAGAAAAAAGAACTGGTCACCAGACAACACGAAGTTGACCTAGGTGATGTAAAAGAAGTAAAACGTGTAATTAGCTTCGGGAATCCGAAGAAAAAATAAATAGCAACTCAAACTACTTAAAATGAATGCAATAGAGTTAATAGATTCATTCTCGGAATTTAAAGAGATGAAAAACATCGACCGAGTAACGATGATGAGAATTCTTGAAGACGTTTTTAGAGCAACATTGAAGAAACGTTTTGGAACAGACGAACATGTTGATTTCATTATCAACCCAGACAAAGGAGACTTGGAGATCTGGTTGAACAGAACAATTGTACCTGACGGAGAGGTTGAGGACGAAGCCACAGAGATCGCATACAGCGAAGCAATCAAGATCGAACCTGATTTCGAAATTGGTGAAGAGGTTTCTGAAGAGATCAAAATGGAGAATTTCGGTAGAAGAAACATTCTTTCTTTACGTCAGAACCTTGCTGCTAAGCTAATGGAACTCGAAAGAGAAAATATTGTAGCGGTTTATAAGGAAAGAATTGGTGACATCATCACTGGTGAGGTATACCAAATCTGGAAAAGAGAGATCCTGGTACTTGACGATGAAGGAAATGAGCTAGTTCTTCCAAAGAATGAACAAATTCCTTCCGATTACTTTAAGAAAGGAGACAATATCAGAGCGGTTGTTTCTGATGTTACCGTTAAAAATAATGCTCCTGTAATTATTCTTTCAAGAACTAACCCTGCATTCTTAGAGCGCTTGTTCGAACTGGAAGTTCCTGAAGTTTTTGATGGACTAATCACGATCAAGAAGATTGTTAGAGAACCTGGAGAAAGAGCGAAAGTTGCTGTTGAATCTTACGATGACAGAATTGATCCCGTAGGTGCCTGCGTAGGGATGAAAGGGTCAAGAATTCATGGAATCGTTCGAGAATTGAGAAACGAAAACATTGACGTGATTAACTGGACCTCTAATACACAGCTTTTAGTTCAACGTGCATTGAGTCCGGCTAAGATCGTTTCAATGGAGATATTTGATGATGAGAAAAGAGTGAACGTATACCTTAAGCCAGATCAGGTTTCCCTTGCCATTGGTAAAGGAGGACACAACATCAAATTAGCTTCTAAATTAGTAGGTTACGAAATCGATGTTTACCGTGAGGGTGCTGAAGATATTGATGATGTTGATTTAGATGAATTTACGGATGAAATCGATGATTGGATCATTGACGAATTGAAGGCTGTGGGTTGTGATACGGCAAAATCTGTACTGGATATTGATAAAGATGATCTAGTAAAAAGAACAGATTTAGAGGAGGAAACCATTGCTGAGATATATAAAATTCTGAAAGCGGAATTTGAATAAAAAAATGTAGTATCTGAAAATGAGGTCAGACAACTGACCTCATTTTTCATTCCAAAATAGTGGATATCTACTTCAGACGGTAGATATCTTTTAACCAATAGATTTCCCAATGACAGTGGGATTTCGTATAATTGCAAAATATAAAGAAAACAACTGTGGTAAGACGATTAAGTAAAGTAGCTAGAGAGTTTAACGTTGGTACATCAACCATCGTTGAATTTTTGCATTCTAAAGGTAAGGAGATCGAATCAAGTCCTAATACGAAGATTGACCCTGAACTTTATGAGCTGTTGCAAGATGAATTCTCTAGTGAGAAATCTGTGAAGGAGAAAGTAGAAGAAGTTCGTTCTGAGATCAAAGAGAAAGCTGAAAAGACTACCGAAGAAGAAGTTCAGCCAGAAGAGGAAGAACCGAAGAAAGACGAAACCATCAAGGCTAAGGCAAACAAACTTAGCGGACCATCAGTTGTTGGTAAAATAGACTTAGGCAAGGACAAGAAAGAGGAGGAAAAAGAAGAGAAAAAGGAAGAAAAGAAGGAGCCGGAAGCAGAAGAGAAAAAAGCTCCTGTTAAGGCTAAGGAGGAAGAAAAGAAGGCCGAAAAAGAAGAAAAAGTTGAGCCTAAAGAAGAAGAGAAGGAAGAGAGCGAAGAGGTTGAAACGATCAAGGCAAAAGCTGAGAAACTTTCAGGAGTTACCGTGGTGAGAAAAATCGATCTTCCAGTTGAAAAGAAAAAAGAGAAAAAGAAACCTCAGGATAACGATGACAGCCGCAAAAAGAAGCGTAAGCGTATCAAGAAGGTAAATATTGATGAAGCTGGTAGAAAAGCCTCTCAAGAGTATAAAAAATCAAAGAAAGGAAAGAATCAGAAAACAGAGATTTCTGAAGAGGAGATCAAGAAAGAGATTCAGGAAACGCTTGCTCGATTAAGTAACAAGAGTAAGAATAAAGGTGTTAAACTTAGAAGAGAGAAAAGACAAGCTCAAGCTGAAAAACGTGAAGAAGAAGCGCTTCAGGCAGAACTTGACAAGGGTAAACTGAAGTTGACAGAATTCGTAACTGTATCGGAGTTGGCAACCATGATGGACAAAACTCCAACTGACATCATCGCTACGTTGATGGGAATTGGAATTTTTGCTTCGATCAATCAACGTTTAGACGCTGAAACTTTAGCAATGGTTGCGGAAGAATATGGATTTGAGGTAGAATGGGTAAGTGCAGAGTTAACCGAAACTATTCCTGAGGAAGAAGACGATCCAAAAGACCTTGAAGCAAGACCTCCAATTGTTACCGTAATGGGTCACGTTGACCATGGTAAAACTTCCCTATTGGATTATATTCGTACAAGTGATGTAACAGAAGGAGAGGCTGGTGGAATCACCCAGCATATTGGAGCGTATAGCGTAACTGGTGAAAGCGGAAGAAAGATCACTTTCCTTGACACACCAGGTCACGAAGCCTTTACAGCAATGCGTGCGCGTGGTGCTCAGGTTACAGATATTGCAATTATCATTATCGCTGCGGACGATGACGTGATGCCTCAGACCAAAGAGGCGATTAATCACGCTCAGGCGGCAGGTGTTCCTATGGTGTTTGCCATTAACAAGATTGATAAGCCTGGAGCAAATCCTGACAAGGTTAAGGAGCAGCTTTCTGGAATGAACATCTTAGTAGAAGACTGGGGTGGAAAATACCAGTCACAAGAGATTTCAGCTAAGACGGGACAGGGAGTTGAAGAACTTCTTGAAAAGGTTCTTTTAGAGGCTGAAATGCTTGACCTTAAGGCAAATCCAAATAAAAATGCGATTGGTACTGTAATTGAATCTACACTAGATAAAGGTAGAGGATATGTGACTACCCTACTCGTTGAAGCAGGTACTTTGAAAGTAGGTGATATGATTATCGCTGGTACTCAGCTAGGACGTGTGAAAATCATGCATGATGAACATGACCAGGTTGTTAAAGAAGCTGGTCCGGCTAAACCAGTCTCCATTTTAGGTATGCAGGGAGCTAGTAATGCTGGAGATCGTTTCCATGTAATGACGGATGAAAAAGAAGCGAAAGCAATCGTAAACAAACGTCAGCAACTACAGAGAGAGCAAGGACTCAGAACTACTAAACACATTACACTTGATGAAATTGGTAGACGTCTGGCCCTTGGAGAATTCCAGGAACTGAACTTGATCGTAAAAGGTGATGTGGATGGGTCTGTAGAAGCATTAGCGGATTCGATGTTGAAATTATCAACTGAGGAAATTCAGATCAACGTCATTCACAAAGCCGTTGGCCAGATTACTGAGTCTGATGTGTTGTTAGCGACCGCTTCTGATGCGATTATCATTGGATTCCAGGTGAGACCTTCTGCTGGAGCTAGAAAACTTGCTGAAAAGGAAGAAATTGATATTCGTCTGTACTCAATTATTTACAAGGCTATTGAAGAGATCAAAGAAGCAATGGAGGGTATGCTTTCTCCAGATGTGAAAGAAGAGATCATCGGTACGGCCGAGGTAAGAGAAACCTTCAAAATCACTAAAGTCGGTACAATTGCAGGATGTTTTGTTACTGAAGGTAAAATCACCAGAAACAGTAGCATTCGTCTGATTAGGGACGGTATTGTAGTGTACACAGGTGAACTTGGTTCGTTGAAGCGATTTAAGGATGACGTGAAAGAGGTTACTCATAACTACGAGTGTGGTCTGAACATTGAGAAGTTCAACGACATTAAAGTAGGTGACGTCATAGAAGCTTTCGAAGAGGTAGAGGTTGCTAGAAAACTTTAATTCTGTATGGTAGATGCGTCAAACAATTCATGGCATCTACCTGGGTCATCTCAATTATTCTGAGACAAGTGTTATTGCGCGTTTTTACACGCAAGAATATGGTAAGCGCTCTTTTTTACTTAAAGGTGTAAAAGGTAAAAAAAGCAAAACTGCAGGTCTACTTCAGGCATTGAATGAACTTCAGGTTACCTGTAACTTCAGACCAGAACGTGAATTAAACACTGCTTTTACTATTGAAAGTAATCATACTCTTCATCAGGTTCACAATGACTTTAGAAAGAGCACAATCGCTGTATTCCTAGCCGAAATTCTGAATAAATCCATTATTGAAGAGGAGCCGAACAGACCACTATATTTATTTCTAACCCACCGATTAACAGAGTTAAACCATGAGACCTTTGATGCTAATTTCCATTTAAAATTTCTACTTGAGCTCTCTCTATTTCTTGGATTTTATCCAAGACTTTCAGTTCATGCATCAGATCAGGTTTTCAATTTGGAAGAAGGTCTCTTCGAGCACGAACAGTTTCATTCACCTTTGAGTCTGGACAAAGAAACTTCTCAGCTCTTAAAATCGTTGATTCAGGATGGCAAACTACCTAAAGTAACTAATGAGGATCGTGCCAGATTGCTTGATGGCCTAGTAAGTTACTATGAGGTCCAACTTCATTTAAAACCCAATAGTTTTCAAGCTCATCAGGTCCTGAAAACGGTATTTTCCTAACTTTGATACTGTGTTGCTCAATTATCATACAAAAGGATTAATAGAGGCTGGCTGTGACGAGGCTGGAAGAGGTTGTCTTGCTGGCCCTGTTGTAGCAGCTGCGGTAGTGCTTCCAGACAACTTTAGTAATGATCTACTCAATGATTCTAAAAAGCTTTCAGAAAAACAGCGTTACCAACTTCGTCCTATTGTAGAACAAGAAGCCCTTGCTCATGCTGTGGGTATTGTGAGCCA
This genomic interval carries:
- the infB gene encoding translation initiation factor IF-2 encodes the protein MVRRLSKVAREFNVGTSTIVEFLHSKGKEIESSPNTKIDPELYELLQDEFSSEKSVKEKVEEVRSEIKEKAEKTTEEEVQPEEEEPKKDETIKAKANKLSGPSVVGKIDLGKDKKEEEKEEKKEEKKEPEAEEKKAPVKAKEEEKKAEKEEKVEPKEEEKEESEEVETIKAKAEKLSGVTVVRKIDLPVEKKKEKKKPQDNDDSRKKKRKRIKKVNIDEAGRKASQEYKKSKKGKNQKTEISEEEIKKEIQETLARLSNKSKNKGVKLRREKRQAQAEKREEEALQAELDKGKLKLTEFVTVSELATMMDKTPTDIIATLMGIGIFASINQRLDAETLAMVAEEYGFEVEWVSAELTETIPEEEDDPKDLEARPPIVTVMGHVDHGKTSLLDYIRTSDVTEGEAGGITQHIGAYSVTGESGRKITFLDTPGHEAFTAMRARGAQVTDIAIIIIAADDDVMPQTKEAINHAQAAGVPMVFAINKIDKPGANPDKVKEQLSGMNILVEDWGGKYQSQEISAKTGQGVEELLEKVLLEAEMLDLKANPNKNAIGTVIESTLDKGRGYVTTLLVEAGTLKVGDMIIAGTQLGRVKIMHDEHDQVVKEAGPAKPVSILGMQGASNAGDRFHVMTDEKEAKAIVNKRQQLQREQGLRTTKHITLDEIGRRLALGEFQELNLIVKGDVDGSVEALADSMLKLSTEEIQINVIHKAVGQITESDVLLATASDAIIIGFQVRPSAGARKLAEKEEIDIRLYSIIYKAIEEIKEAMEGMLSPDVKEEIIGTAEVRETFKITKVGTIAGCFVTEGKITRNSSIRLIRDGIVVYTGELGSLKRFKDDVKEVTHNYECGLNIEKFNDIKVGDVIEAFEEVEVARKL
- the nusA gene encoding transcription termination factor NusA, encoding MNAIELIDSFSEFKEMKNIDRVTMMRILEDVFRATLKKRFGTDEHVDFIINPDKGDLEIWLNRTIVPDGEVEDEATEIAYSEAIKIEPDFEIGEEVSEEIKMENFGRRNILSLRQNLAAKLMELERENIVAVYKERIGDIITGEVYQIWKREILVLDDEGNELVLPKNEQIPSDYFKKGDNIRAVVSDVTVKNNAPVIILSRTNPAFLERLFELEVPEVFDGLITIKKIVREPGERAKVAVESYDDRIDPVGACVGMKGSRIHGIVRELRNENIDVINWTSNTQLLVQRALSPAKIVSMEIFDDEKRVNVYLKPDQVSLAIGKGGHNIKLASKLVGYEIDVYREGAEDIDDVDLDEFTDEIDDWIIDELKAVGCDTAKSVLDIDKDDLVKRTDLEEETIAEIYKILKAEFE
- the rimP gene encoding ribosome assembly cofactor RimP — its product is MISKDKVIALAEERIEELNSGIFLVEVNISPTNVITIELDKEQGGVTIDECVSVSRNVEHNLDRETEDFELSVSSAGMDRPLRVPQQFKKNIGNEVRVVLNHGSVQGELMSYDGKKLIVQTSTKEKIEGRKKKELVTRQHEVDLGDVKEVKRVISFGNPKKK
- the nadE gene encoding NAD(+) synthase — protein: MQTKKIIGHIVSWLDNYANRAGIDGFVVGVSGGIDSAVTSTLCAMTGKNVILLNMPILQPPSQYDRSNEHINWLQANYPNTKGYIQDLTATFKKVMEDFPDEIQDNLTMANVRARLRMTTLYAYASHYGYLVAGTGNKVEDFGVGFFTKYGDGGVDISPIADLMKTEVYELAKEMDIVNSIQVAPPTDGLWDDNRSDEDHLGATYAELEWAMKFLENKNNETMTPRQEEVMKIYLKWHNASKHKMMPIPVCEIPTELK
- the recO gene encoding DNA repair protein RecO, whose amino-acid sequence is MRQTIHGIYLGHLNYSETSVIARFYTQEYGKRSFLLKGVKGKKSKTAGLLQALNELQVTCNFRPERELNTAFTIESNHTLHQVHNDFRKSTIAVFLAEILNKSIIEEEPNRPLYLFLTHRLTELNHETFDANFHLKFLLELSLFLGFYPRLSVHASDQVFNLEEGLFEHEQFHSPLSLDKETSQLLKSLIQDGKLPKVTNEDRARLLDGLVSYYEVQLHLKPNSFQAHQVLKTVFS